A section of the Virgibacillus sp. NKC19-3 genome encodes:
- the thiD gene encoding bifunctional hydroxymethylpyrimidine kinase/phosphomethylpyrimidine kinase → MKHVSTALTIAGTDPSGGAGIQADLKTFQELKSYGMSVITSVVAQNTTGVQNVHHLPIDMIKQQLDSVISDIPVHACKTGMIANRDMMEVIAGYVSELDASYVMDPVMVATSGDSLIDQDSRLFLRENLLPLTTLVTPNIPEAEFITGNTIETTDDMKQAAETIVKNFGAGAALIKGGHMSGSAVDFLYDGMDIKTFSADRMNTNNTHGTGCTYSAAITAFLGQGIALQDAISQAKRFITAAIKHSFSLGSGNGPTNHWADREEVIL, encoded by the coding sequence ATGAAACACGTTTCAACGGCTCTTACCATTGCTGGAACCGACCCAAGTGGTGGAGCTGGCATTCAAGCAGACTTAAAAACGTTTCAAGAATTAAAAAGCTATGGCATGTCCGTCATTACATCTGTCGTTGCCCAAAACACCACAGGCGTTCAAAATGTTCACCACCTACCCATCGACATGATCAAACAGCAGCTGGATTCCGTGATTTCCGATATTCCGGTTCACGCATGTAAAACAGGGATGATTGCAAATAGGGACATGATGGAAGTCATTGCAGGATATGTTTCAGAATTGGATGCATCTTATGTCATGGATCCAGTTATGGTTGCAACAAGTGGAGATTCCTTAATTGATCAGGATTCACGTCTTTTTTTACGTGAAAATCTTTTGCCACTGACAACCCTAGTAACACCAAATATTCCGGAGGCTGAATTTATTACCGGCAATACAATTGAGACAACCGATGACATGAAACAAGCTGCTGAAACGATCGTAAAGAATTTCGGTGCTGGAGCAGCTCTTATTAAAGGTGGACATATGTCGGGGAGTGCAGTGGATTTTTTATACGACGGGATGGACATAAAAACCTTCTCAGCTGATCGCATGAATACCAACAATACGCATGGAACTGGATGTACGTATTCCGCTGCGATTACAGCCTTTTTAGGTCAAGGCATAGCGCTTCAGGATGCTATTTCACAGGCAAAACGTTTTATAACAGCAGCAATTAAGCATTCCTTTTCTCTTGGTTCCGGAAATGGTCCTACGAATCATTGGGCAGACCGTGAAGAGGTGATACTATGA
- the thrC gene encoding threonine synthase, producing the protein MWPGLLKHYKLNLPITEETPALSLQEGNTPLIPFPALSADLGIELYGKVEGVNPTGSFKDRGMVVAVAKAMEEGSKSVICASTGNTSASAAAYAARAGLKAIIVIPKGKIALGKLAQAVMYGAEIVEIEGNFDEALTIVRKLSETSSITLVNSVNPYRLEGQKTAAFEVCDQLGSAPDILSIPVGNAGNISAYWKGFKEYHQENQTGLPKMFGFEAEGAAAIANNKAFPNPETIATAIRIGNPASWELAVGARDESNGRINAVSDEEIAHAFKLLARKEGVFAEPGSAASIAGLIQQHEKGNIPHGSKVVTVLTGNGLKDPQTAIDQLEIDPVTLPNDETAVMDYLENKVKDA; encoded by the coding sequence ATGTGGCCGGGACTACTGAAACATTATAAATTGAATCTTCCTATAACTGAAGAAACACCTGCATTGTCACTACAAGAGGGGAACACACCGCTAATCCCCTTTCCAGCTTTATCAGCAGACCTAGGGATAGAGCTCTACGGGAAAGTGGAGGGTGTTAATCCAACCGGGTCATTTAAAGACAGAGGAATGGTCGTAGCCGTTGCAAAAGCCATGGAAGAAGGCAGCAAATCTGTTATTTGCGCATCAACCGGCAATACCTCTGCCTCAGCGGCGGCGTATGCTGCAAGAGCAGGACTCAAGGCCATTATTGTTATCCCAAAGGGAAAAATCGCCCTTGGTAAACTAGCCCAAGCTGTGATGTATGGTGCTGAAATTGTTGAAATTGAGGGGAACTTTGATGAGGCCTTAACGATTGTGCGGAAATTAAGTGAAACGTCATCAATCACACTGGTTAATTCCGTGAATCCATACCGCTTGGAAGGACAGAAAACAGCAGCTTTTGAAGTTTGTGATCAGCTTGGATCTGCTCCTGATATTCTCTCTATTCCAGTTGGTAACGCTGGAAATATCAGTGCTTATTGGAAAGGATTCAAGGAATATCACCAAGAAAACCAAACCGGTCTTCCAAAAATGTTCGGTTTTGAAGCGGAGGGTGCTGCAGCGATTGCAAATAACAAGGCATTCCCTAATCCGGAAACAATCGCTACAGCTATTCGTATCGGAAATCCGGCCAGCTGGGAACTCGCCGTCGGAGCCAGAGATGAATCCAACGGACGGATTAACGCCGTTTCGGATGAGGAAATAGCACATGCCTTTAAACTGCTCGCACGTAAAGAAGGCGTGTTTGCAGAGCCAGGTTCCGCTGCTTCGATCGCAGGTCTCATCCAGCAGCACGAAAAGGGAAACATTCCACATGGAAGTAAGGTTGTAACAGTACTTACAGGAAATGGATTAAAGGATCCACAGACAGCCATCGATCAACTGGAGATAGATCCCGTCACACTACCAAATGATGAAACAGCTGTGATGGATTATTTAGAAAACAAGGTGAAAGACGCATGA
- a CDS encoding MerR family transcriptional regulator, with product MNHERRQLVLKVKEVSDLVGISVRTLHYYDEIGLLIPEDTTESGYRQYSQGDLETLQQILFFRELGFPLKKIKQIINDPLFDQYEALDLHRNMLLEKRNRLDHMIRNVDKTIQHKKGEIQMSDKEKFEGFDFSHNPYEQEARERWGDKAVEESNTTINTMSKSEKEAFETEFNDIYRKLAAIRHESPASDVAQEGIKMWYDFLNRIGNYSLDAFKGLGQMYVDDGRFTKNIDQFGDGLAVFMRDAMAVYADQHKK from the coding sequence ATGAATCATGAAAGGAGGCAGCTCGTTTTGAAAGTGAAAGAAGTTTCCGATTTAGTGGGAATTAGTGTGCGTACACTACATTATTATGATGAAATTGGATTATTAATCCCGGAAGATACTACGGAGTCTGGGTATCGACAATATTCACAAGGTGATCTTGAGACATTGCAACAGATTTTATTTTTCAGAGAACTGGGTTTCCCGTTGAAAAAAATTAAACAAATTATCAATGATCCTTTATTTGACCAATACGAAGCACTTGATTTGCATCGTAACATGCTGCTTGAAAAACGAAACAGGCTGGATCATATGATTCGGAATGTTGATAAAACAATCCAACACAAGAAAGGAGAAATACAAATGAGCGATAAAGAGAAATTTGAAGGCTTTGACTTCAGCCATAACCCATATGAGCAGGAAGCGCGCGAACGATGGGGAGACAAAGCTGTTGAGGAATCGAATACGACAATAAATACCATGTCCAAAAGTGAAAAAGAAGCATTTGAAACAGAGTTCAACGATATTTATCGTAAATTAGCTGCGATTCGCCATGAGTCTCCTGCATCAGATGTAGCTCAAGAAGGTATAAAAATGTGGTATGATTTCTTGAACCGAATAGGCAACTATTCATTAGATGCTTTTAAAGGACTTGGCCAGATGTATGTTGACGACGGGCGTTTCACTAAAAATATAGACCAATTTGGCGATGGATTAGCAGTGTTTATGCGTGATGCTATGGCGGTTTATGCAGATCAACATAAGAAATAA
- a CDS encoding MFS transporter, producing MDKRVYLLTIVSFVVGMVELIIGGILDLVATDLDVGLGQAGLLITIFSLIFAIAAPILLITTAKIERKRLTLISLAVFLLGNIVSAASPSYSILFLGRVISALSGSLLIILCLTMAANIVKPAYRGRAIGIVTMGVSGSLVLGVPIGLMLGNFFGWRAPFVFIAMLTLLSMVGVYALMEKVAPKPSIPLRQQLATLKNRKIFFAHLTTFLFLAGHSTLYAYLTPFAKTTMDLDGTWVSIIYLLFGIAAVSGGAVGGALSDQIGSKRMIFAAMILFGFAIFSISYTTFALPIFLVSLVMWGMGNWAITPAMQSYLIETSPETSDIQQSLNNSALHFGIAFGSFVGGIIVEQASVEVTPRVGGLFVIIALISVSISMAKIRGKAYV from the coding sequence ATGGATAAACGTGTATATTTACTGACTATCGTCTCGTTTGTTGTCGGGATGGTTGAATTAATTATTGGCGGGATATTGGATTTAGTGGCCACTGATTTAGATGTAGGCCTTGGACAGGCTGGACTGCTGATCACTATTTTTTCATTGATTTTTGCCATTGCAGCTCCAATCTTATTAATCACAACAGCTAAAATAGAACGGAAACGACTGACTCTGATTTCTTTGGCTGTGTTTTTGCTCGGAAATATTGTCTCAGCTGCCAGTCCTTCATATAGCATCCTATTCCTTGGGCGTGTTATTTCCGCCTTAAGTGGATCCCTACTTATTATTCTATGTTTAACCATGGCTGCTAACATTGTTAAACCTGCCTATCGCGGGCGCGCCATTGGAATTGTTACGATGGGTGTCAGCGGGTCTCTTGTACTTGGTGTACCAATTGGTTTGATGCTGGGCAATTTCTTTGGCTGGCGAGCTCCGTTTGTATTCATTGCCATGCTAACCCTATTATCCATGGTCGGCGTGTATGCGCTGATGGAAAAGGTTGCTCCAAAACCATCGATTCCGCTTCGCCAGCAGTTAGCAACACTTAAAAATCGAAAAATATTCTTTGCACACCTGACAACGTTTCTGTTTTTAGCAGGCCACTCAACGCTATATGCATACCTAACCCCATTTGCCAAAACGACGATGGATCTTGATGGAACATGGGTGAGTATTATCTATCTACTCTTCGGGATTGCTGCTGTAAGTGGAGGCGCGGTCGGTGGCGCTTTATCCGATCAAATTGGATCAAAGCGTATGATTTTTGCAGCTATGATTCTATTTGGATTCGCGATTTTTTCTATTAGCTACACCACGTTTGCTTTGCCGATATTTTTAGTGTCATTAGTCATGTGGGGAATGGGAAACTGGGCAATAACGCCAGCGATGCAAAGCTACCTGATCGAAACATCTCCTGAAACATCCGATATTCAGCAAAGTCTAAACAACTCTGCATTGCACTTTGGAATCGCATTTGGCTCTTTTGTTGGCGGCATAATCGTTGAACAAGCTTCCGTTGAAGTAACGCCACGTGTCGGTGGACTGTTCGTTATTATTGCGCTTATCTCCGTGTCCATTTCCATGGCGAAAATTCGAGGGAAAGCGTATGTTTGA
- a CDS encoding homoserine dehydrogenase, protein MGNKISVGLLGFGVVGSGVMQMIENNQAELMHQLGTEVHVKSILVRDPEKTRDVNVDHTHITTNPDAILNDPQIDVIIEVMGGIDEAREHILKAFSAKKHVVTANKDLIALHGPELQKAASQQKCDFFYEASVAGGIPILRGITGGLSADRIQQVMGIVNGTTNYILTKMDNEGMSYADALQEAQELGFAEADPTSDVEGLDAARKMAILGRLAFSTDIELEEVEVTGIKNLDLADLQYGDQLGYTMKLIGFAKCHDKEVEVSVEPTLLSKAHPLADVKNEYNAVYVYGEAVGETMFYGPGAGSLPTATAIMSDVVDVIRNVQLGVNGTTVTKPQFKKGLKTPDHRFGQYYLRLHVKDEAGVFSRISSLFHELDISFKRILQNPIKKHEIAEIVLVTHQTSLGNFNHALNQLHHLQDVLEVKSYYKVEGDVAHVAGTTETL, encoded by the coding sequence TTGGGAAATAAAATATCTGTCGGTCTATTAGGATTTGGAGTTGTTGGCTCAGGAGTTATGCAAATGATTGAAAACAATCAAGCAGAACTCATGCATCAGCTTGGGACAGAAGTTCATGTAAAAAGTATTTTAGTACGCGATCCCGAAAAAACACGGGATGTGAATGTAGATCATACACATATCACCACAAATCCGGATGCGATTTTAAATGATCCCCAAATCGATGTGATTATTGAAGTAATGGGCGGAATTGATGAAGCAAGGGAGCATATTTTGAAAGCTTTTTCAGCAAAAAAACATGTTGTAACCGCCAATAAAGATTTAATAGCCTTACATGGCCCGGAGCTTCAGAAAGCGGCAAGTCAACAGAAATGTGACTTTTTTTATGAAGCAAGTGTTGCCGGAGGAATTCCAATTTTAAGAGGAATAACCGGTGGACTTTCAGCTGATCGGATTCAGCAAGTGATGGGAATTGTGAATGGAACGACGAATTATATTTTAACAAAAATGGACAACGAAGGTATGTCTTATGCGGACGCCCTTCAAGAAGCTCAAGAATTAGGATTCGCAGAGGCAGACCCTACCTCAGACGTAGAAGGGCTCGATGCCGCCAGAAAAATGGCCATCTTAGGAAGGCTTGCCTTTTCCACAGATATAGAACTGGAAGAAGTAGAAGTCACCGGGATAAAAAACCTTGATCTAGCAGATCTTCAGTATGGAGATCAGCTCGGCTATACGATGAAATTAATTGGGTTTGCTAAATGTCACGACAAAGAAGTAGAAGTGAGTGTAGAACCAACACTTTTATCAAAAGCGCACCCTTTAGCCGATGTTAAAAATGAATACAATGCCGTATACGTATATGGTGAAGCCGTTGGCGAAACCATGTTTTACGGCCCGGGCGCAGGAAGTCTACCAACGGCTACTGCTATCATGTCTGATGTGGTTGACGTCATTCGAAATGTCCAGTTAGGCGTCAACGGAACAACCGTAACAAAGCCTCAATTTAAAAAGGGATTAAAAACACCGGACCATCGCTTTGGTCAATATTATCTAAGGTTGCATGTGAAGGATGAAGCAGGGGTATTTTCTAGGATCTCTTCCTTATTCCACGAACTCGACATTAGTTTCAAACGGATTTTGCAAAATCCAATTAAAAAGCATGAAATAGCCGAAATTGTTTTGGTGACACATCAAACATCGTTAGGAAATTTCAACCATGCCTTAAACCAGCTTCATCATTTACAAGACGTACTGGAAGTCAAAAGCTATTATAAAGTCGAAGGAGATGTTGCGCATGTGGCCGGGACTACTGAAACATTATAA
- a CDS encoding BCCT family transporter: MKSKKKKELDWPVFIVSGGFLIAFIIISFVNSEMVGNAVDTLFTYASDLFGAYWQLLLLANFFIGLGLAVSRYGKVKLGRQDKPKYSYFGWVSMILVTLLASGGVFWAAAEPMYHYMDTPPLFGGGQFDNMNAAFAHAFMHWGFTAWAILGTLAVVVMMYVHYSKGYPLKPRGLLYPIFGEKIYGKSLLGSSADIFSIIATVAGTLGPLGFLGLQISYGLNHLFDVPNTLTVSIIVVLVLVGVAAISAATGVDRGIYHLSNYNVKFTILLAIIVLIIGPTMFIIDAFVGGTGFHLQNFFTMSMFRGDEGWLSSWTIFFWGWFIGYAPMLIVFISRISRGRTIRELVIAVSIVAPIVNNFWFSVVGGTGVFFERENPGSISDALNAGGMPASVMAITDQLPIGMVMGLGFLLVSIVFVATTTDTMSYTVAATITGNDHPKRWLRVFWAIIFGLTTVVILTIGEDSVTSIQNSIIITAVPVSLLLLPPLWNAPRIAKKMALEQGLIWQREMRKKVNKFDS, encoded by the coding sequence GTGAAATCAAAAAAGAAGAAGGAATTAGATTGGCCGGTATTTATCGTAAGTGGCGGATTTTTAATTGCATTTATTATTATATCATTCGTAAACAGCGAAATGGTTGGAAATGCTGTTGACACGTTATTTACGTATGCTTCCGATCTATTTGGAGCGTACTGGCAATTATTATTACTCGCAAACTTTTTCATTGGCCTGGGATTGGCTGTTTCAAGATATGGAAAGGTAAAATTAGGGCGGCAGGATAAACCGAAATATAGTTATTTTGGTTGGGTTTCTATGATTTTAGTAACATTGCTCGCAAGTGGTGGTGTGTTCTGGGCTGCCGCTGAACCGATGTACCATTATATGGATACTCCCCCATTATTTGGCGGCGGTCAGTTCGATAATATGAATGCAGCATTTGCACATGCATTTATGCACTGGGGGTTTACTGCTTGGGCAATTCTTGGAACACTTGCTGTCGTTGTTATGATGTATGTTCATTACAGTAAAGGGTATCCGCTGAAGCCAAGAGGACTATTATATCCAATCTTTGGTGAAAAAATATATGGAAAAAGTTTGCTTGGATCATCAGCTGATATTTTTTCTATTATTGCAACAGTTGCCGGTACACTCGGACCTTTAGGCTTCTTGGGTTTACAGATATCCTATGGATTAAATCATTTGTTTGATGTGCCAAATACATTGACAGTTAGTATCATTGTCGTATTAGTACTTGTTGGGGTTGCCGCTATTTCTGCTGCTACAGGGGTGGATCGAGGGATTTACCATCTCAGTAATTATAATGTGAAGTTTACAATTTTATTGGCCATTATTGTTCTCATTATTGGACCTACGATGTTTATTATCGATGCATTTGTGGGAGGAACAGGTTTCCATTTGCAAAACTTCTTCACGATGAGTATGTTTCGCGGAGACGAAGGCTGGCTTTCATCATGGACGATCTTCTTCTGGGGATGGTTTATTGGCTATGCTCCAATGTTAATTGTATTCATCAGTCGAATTTCTCGGGGGAGAACGATTCGAGAATTAGTTATCGCTGTTTCCATTGTTGCACCAATCGTTAATAACTTTTGGTTTTCTGTCGTAGGTGGGACAGGCGTATTTTTCGAAAGGGAAAATCCCGGTTCTATTTCAGATGCGTTAAATGCAGGAGGGATGCCAGCATCCGTAATGGCAATTACGGATCAACTGCCAATTGGTATGGTAATGGGATTAGGATTTTTACTCGTGTCTATTGTCTTTGTTGCAACTACTACAGATACCATGTCCTATACCGTGGCTGCTACAATAACAGGGAATGACCATCCCAAACGATGGTTGCGCGTATTTTGGGCAATTATTTTTGGTCTTACGACAGTGGTCATACTAACGATAGGAGAAGATAGCGTTACATCGATCCAGAATTCCATTATTATAACTGCAGTTCCCGTATCGCTGCTACTGTTGCCGCCACTCTGGAATGCTCCGAGAATAGCGAAAAAGATGGCGTTAGAACAAGGACTTATCTGGCAACGGGAAATGCGGAAAAAAGTAAATAAATTCGATAGTTAA
- a CDS encoding phosphotransferase family protein has protein sequence MGVPKSLLDWVKQQVHINASVQSVEPLKGSTSSILHRITLHVDENPVEVVVRQFNDQEWLDKEPDLAMHEAASLQMASKVGFPTPEIIAYDEKGEICGIPVVVMSKLEGNVNLKPRDRDEWLAGLAEALANIHTAEASNFPWTYFPYNAISETEIPEWSSVPDVWEKAIAIAKGPRPNMKNNFIHRDFHPANVMWRDEKVSGIVDWVNACLGPAGIDVGHCRVNLAMLYDVETAAGFLEAYKQFAGKTYKHALHWDLISAMDMLSGKRPSVYLGWKDFGITGLTDHMMEERLDRYIVHLMQGR, from the coding sequence ATGGGGGTCCCAAAATCTTTGCTGGATTGGGTTAAACAACAAGTACATATAAACGCGTCTGTACAATCCGTGGAACCATTAAAAGGTAGCACTTCCTCTATATTACATCGTATAACGCTTCATGTTGATGAAAATCCTGTGGAAGTAGTGGTGCGGCAATTTAATGATCAAGAATGGTTGGACAAAGAGCCTGATCTTGCTATGCATGAAGCGGCAAGTTTGCAAATGGCATCTAAAGTTGGTTTCCCTACGCCTGAGATCATCGCCTATGATGAGAAGGGGGAGATATGTGGGATCCCGGTAGTTGTAATGTCAAAGCTTGAGGGGAACGTTAATCTAAAGCCAAGGGATAGGGATGAATGGCTGGCTGGTCTGGCAGAGGCACTTGCCAATATTCATACTGCTGAAGCAAGTAATTTTCCATGGACTTACTTTCCTTATAATGCTATTTCGGAGACAGAAATTCCGGAATGGTCCAGCGTTCCAGATGTATGGGAAAAAGCAATAGCTATAGCAAAGGGGCCTCGCCCTAATATGAAAAATAACTTTATTCATCGAGATTTTCATCCTGCAAACGTTATGTGGCGTGATGAGAAAGTCAGTGGCATTGTGGATTGGGTAAACGCCTGCTTGGGTCCAGCAGGAATTGATGTCGGACACTGCAGAGTAAATCTGGCGATGTTATATGATGTAGAAACTGCTGCTGGATTCTTAGAAGCATATAAGCAATTTGCCGGAAAAACGTATAAACATGCCCTCCATTGGGATCTTATTTCCGCCATGGATATGCTTTCTGGAAAGCGCCCAAGCGTATACCTGGGATGGAAGGATTTTGGTATAACAGGGTTAACGGATCACATGATGGAGGAGCGGTTGGACAGGTATATCGTGCATCTGATGCAGGGGAGATAG
- a CDS encoding squalene/phytoene synthase family protein, translating into MNNDAKLYKDAMRVLKLTSRTFYIPIKLLKPTLKETVASSYLCMRAVDEIEDHEQLDAKTKQYLLRSTSELLRTEFDKEAYRQFVQPYESLLPEVTVRLGDWIDFCPTGFVEKMKESTSVMADGMADWVEKDWRIRTKADLDDYTYYVAGLVGVMLSDAWEWYDQTETDREFAIGYGRGLQAVNILRNQGEDEERGVRFVPDNWTRDDLFAYASNNLKQGDRYIESIENKNIILFSKIPLELAKKTLKAMKNGNEKMTRQEVESTVDEIINK; encoded by the coding sequence TTGAATAATGACGCGAAATTATATAAAGATGCCATGCGCGTCTTGAAACTTACAAGTAGAACGTTTTATATTCCAATTAAATTATTGAAGCCAACACTGAAAGAGACAGTGGCTTCGTCTTATCTATGCATGCGTGCTGTTGATGAAATCGAGGACCATGAGCAATTGGACGCGAAGACAAAGCAATACCTACTAAGGTCCACGAGTGAGCTATTACGGACAGAATTTGATAAAGAGGCATATCGTCAATTCGTTCAGCCCTACGAGTCTCTCCTTCCTGAAGTTACAGTAAGACTGGGGGATTGGATCGATTTTTGTCCTACAGGATTTGTGGAAAAAATGAAAGAGTCAACAAGTGTCATGGCTGATGGTATGGCGGATTGGGTAGAGAAGGATTGGCGCATTAGAACGAAAGCGGATCTGGATGATTATACGTATTATGTCGCAGGTTTAGTTGGTGTTATGTTGTCCGATGCTTGGGAATGGTATGATCAGACAGAAACAGATAGAGAATTTGCTATCGGATATGGTAGAGGCTTACAAGCGGTTAACATTCTACGTAATCAAGGGGAAGATGAAGAACGCGGGGTACGGTTCGTTCCGGATAATTGGACTAGAGACGACCTATTTGCCTACGCATCAAACAATTTAAAGCAAGGTGATAGATACATAGAAAGTATCGAGAATAAAAATATTATTTTATTTTCTAAAATTCCATTAGAACTAGCGAAAAAAACGCTAAAGGCTATGAAAAATGGCAATGAAAAAATGACACGTCAAGAAGTGGAATCAACAGTGGATGAGATTATAAATAAATAA
- the thiE gene encoding thiamine phosphate synthase codes for MALQINTSLRKYFIMGSQNCDRDPAEILETAALAGITAFQFREKGKGSLTGEAKLKLGISLREICQRYNIPFIVNDDVKLGKSLDADGIHVGQDDQSVQAIRDLFPDKIIGLSVSNAREIASSPLSLIDYVGAGPVFATNSKIDAKKAVGVEWITALRKRFPTLPIVGIGGITTHNATSVIDAGANGVSVISAITQAENIREAVRAL; via the coding sequence ATGGCATTACAAATAAACACGAGCTTACGTAAATATTTTATCATGGGCAGTCAAAATTGTGATCGGGATCCTGCAGAAATACTGGAAACCGCTGCATTAGCTGGAATAACAGCCTTTCAATTTCGGGAAAAAGGAAAAGGATCACTAACGGGAGAAGCGAAACTAAAATTAGGTATTTCATTGCGTGAAATTTGCCAGAGATATAACATCCCCTTCATTGTAAATGATGATGTTAAACTAGGTAAATCCTTAGATGCGGACGGGATCCACGTTGGTCAGGACGACCAATCCGTTCAAGCAATCCGTGACCTTTTCCCTGATAAAATTATCGGGCTTTCTGTATCGAATGCGCGTGAGATTGCGAGTAGCCCGCTGTCTCTAATCGATTACGTTGGTGCTGGTCCAGTTTTTGCAACCAATTCAAAGATTGACGCTAAGAAAGCCGTTGGCGTTGAGTGGATTACTGCATTACGAAAAAGATTCCCGACATTACCTATTGTAGGAATTGGCGGTATCACAACACACAATGCTACTTCTGTGATCGACGCAGGTGCAAATGGGGTTTCGGTTATCTCGGCGATTACCCAAGCTGAAAATATAAGGGAAGCAGTTCGAGCCTTATAG
- a CDS encoding DUF420 domain-containing protein: protein MPNDINYTRQRNYNPLIWILSILIVGVILGTYFLPTNPDATIAGMELTVLPMLNAILNSFTFIFLLIALIMIKKKNIKVHRRFIIAAFVTTFLFFIFYLTYHSMAESTSFGGDGPMMYIYYFILITHIVLAALIVPLALITLGRGLNMKVEKHRKIARWTMPLWLYVSFTGVLVYFMISPYY, encoded by the coding sequence ATGCCTAATGACATTAACTATACTAGACAGCGCAATTATAATCCGCTGATTTGGATTTTATCTATATTGATTGTAGGCGTTATTTTGGGAACGTATTTCTTGCCAACAAACCCAGACGCAACAATAGCTGGCATGGAGTTAACCGTATTGCCCATGTTAAATGCTATTTTGAATAGCTTCACCTTTATCTTTTTGTTGATTGCTTTAATCATGATTAAAAAGAAAAACATCAAAGTGCACCGCAGATTTATTATTGCTGCATTCGTAACAACCTTTTTATTCTTCATCTTCTATTTGACGTATCATTCTATGGCTGAGTCTACAAGCTTCGGCGGAGACGGTCCTATGATGTACATTTATTATTTTATACTAATTACACACATTGTTCTGGCTGCATTGATTGTGCCGCTTGCGCTAATCACACTTGGAAGAGGTTTGAATATGAAAGTAGAAAAACACCGGAAAATTGCACGTTGGACAATGCCACTATGGCTGTATGTCAGCTTTACTGGCGTGTTGGTCTACTTCATGATTTCGCCATACTATTAA
- the thiM gene encoding hydroxyethylthiazole kinase produces the protein MNPNIIQEVRGNSPLIHHLTNQVVMNFTANGLLSFGGAPVMAKAEEEAAAMASASDGVLLNIGTLTSVELPAMLLAGKAANEKGIPVVLDPVGIAATSFRTSAVRKILEEVKPTVIKGNAGEMAQLVQIPWETRGVESVGKGDTEEIAMKVAEAYETAAVITGETDMICVGKNVIKNETGDPLLEKITGAGCLLGSILTACLTTKAQIEEQVLTAVYFYGVAAAYAAAHESTKGPGTFLPQFIDALSLEPSVLERR, from the coding sequence ATGAATCCAAACATTATTCAGGAAGTACGGGGAAATAGTCCATTGATTCACCATCTAACCAATCAGGTTGTCATGAATTTTACAGCAAACGGGCTTTTATCCTTTGGCGGGGCACCAGTTATGGCAAAAGCAGAGGAAGAGGCTGCGGCCATGGCTTCCGCTAGTGACGGCGTTCTTCTTAATATTGGCACACTGACATCCGTTGAACTTCCAGCAATGCTCCTAGCAGGAAAAGCTGCAAATGAAAAAGGAATTCCGGTAGTACTCGACCCGGTAGGAATAGCAGCCACCTCCTTTCGTACATCTGCTGTGAGGAAAATCTTGGAGGAAGTCAAACCAACCGTAATCAAAGGAAACGCAGGGGAAATGGCACAACTCGTACAAATTCCTTGGGAAACAAGAGGCGTGGAATCGGTTGGGAAAGGAGACACGGAGGAAATCGCTATGAAAGTTGCAGAAGCCTATGAAACAGCCGCTGTTATAACCGGAGAAACAGATATGATCTGCGTAGGAAAAAATGTGATCAAAAATGAAACCGGTGATCCACTTTTGGAAAAAATCACCGGAGCTGGGTGCTTATTGGGATCCATTTTAACTGCCTGCTTAACAACGAAGGCACAAATCGAGGAACAGGTTTTAACAGCCGTTTATTTTTATGGGGTAGCGGCTGCGTATGCCGCTGCTCATGAAAGTACGAAAGGGCCTGGAACCTTTTTACCTCAGTTCATCGATGCTCTTTCCCTGGAACCCAGTGTACTGGAGAGGAGATAG